In Hemicordylus capensis ecotype Gifberg chromosome 3, rHemCap1.1.pri, whole genome shotgun sequence, one DNA window encodes the following:
- the LOC128352030 gene encoding uncharacterized protein LOC128352030: MPGKAKGKKGGRPVKQPKRPAPPQSSSEEEEEEMTLIRGLINRMEALEKAKAAPSDKGAGPSGVGGVPPPKVPRRTSGSVKSQLLTSLSSRLAALEEGLNPAGPGPSAPALPLPEPESPVPESPSPLLPPPAAPVVQPPVDTATPLAQGAGGAAVPVRVLMCGHSLVFWAFKRASTTRWGSQLGLGSKASVYWLGMRGMLWNQLLPALREHLDRFPIPDILVLHLGENDLGRRPGLAILQQASSDLSILRSWMPGVRIIWVNWLQRRVWRGAHSCLSLEKARRKISAAIGKVVLAAGGSVVRQPDIAARFPELFRPDGVHLSEKGCDLYLHNIREVLAEGLEGVGQEGQARANLPGWR, encoded by the exons ATGCCGGGGAAGGCCAAGGGCAAGAAAGGGGGGCGCCCTGTtaagcagcccaagaggcctgctcccccgcagtcctcctcggaggaggaggaggaggagatgactctgatacgggggttaattaataggatggaagctttagagaaagcaaaagcagccccctccgacaaaggtgcgggtccttcaggtgtggggggggtgcctcctcctaaggtccctcggaggaccagtggttctgtgaaaagccagctgctaacttctctctctagtaggctggctgcgctggaagaagggctgaaccctgctggaccgggcccttctgctcctgcgttaccgcttcctgaacctgagtctccagttccggagtcgccttcaccattgctacctccgcctgcggcaccagttgttcagcctccagtggatacggctactcctttggcccagg gtgctggcggggcggcggtcccggtccgagtcctgatgtgtggccattcgttggtcttctgggctttcaagcgggccagcaccacccgctggggatcccagttgggtttaggaagcaaggcttcagtttattggttgggcatgaggggcatgctctggaatcagttgcttccagcattgagggagcatttagataggtttcccattcccgacatcctggttcttcatttaggggagaatgatttgggccggcggcctggcctcgccatccttcagcaagcctcctcggatttgtctattttgcgcagctggatgcctggcgtgcgcataatatgggttaattggctccagcgcagggtgtggcggggtgctcattcttgccttagcttggaaaaggcacgcaggaagatttcagccgcaataggtaaagtggttttggcggccggggggtctgtggtgcggcagccagatatagctgctcgctttcccgagttattccgccctgacggggtccacctgtctgagaaaggttgtgatttgtatctgcataatatccgggaagtgcttgctgaaggtttggagggggtggggcaggaaggtcaagcgagggctaaccttcctgggtggcggtaa